The following proteins come from a genomic window of Corynebacterium hansenii:
- a CDS encoding YaaA family protein — protein sequence MLILLPPSETKSTGGSGAPLDLPGLSWPELNDVRRGIADDLVALSADRDAAMAALKLGPKLAAEVDANAELFASPTMPALDRYTGVLFDALDAGALSPAARSRLAVGSALFGVVGGEDMIPKYRLSGGSKLPRANAGGGAAPTMRARWGKAITEALTGGDHGLVIDLRSGTYMNLGKVPGSVTATVLTAEGKVVSHFNKHHKGLLARALAEAGADVDSLDAAVDAARAAGLDAVARDGGIVITVAP from the coding sequence ATGCTGATTCTTCTGCCGCCGTCCGAGACCAAGTCGACCGGGGGTTCGGGGGCTCCCCTGGACCTGCCGGGGCTGTCGTGGCCGGAGCTCAACGACGTGCGTCGCGGGATCGCCGATGACCTCGTGGCGCTGTCCGCCGACCGCGATGCCGCGATGGCGGCGCTGAAGCTCGGGCCGAAACTCGCCGCCGAGGTCGACGCCAACGCGGAGCTGTTCGCGTCCCCGACGATGCCCGCCCTGGACCGCTACACGGGCGTGCTTTTCGACGCCCTCGACGCGGGCGCCCTCTCCCCCGCCGCGCGGAGCCGCCTGGCCGTGGGTTCGGCGCTGTTCGGCGTCGTGGGAGGCGAGGACATGATCCCCAAGTACCGGCTGTCGGGCGGGTCGAAGCTGCCGCGGGCGAACGCGGGAGGCGGCGCCGCCCCGACGATGCGGGCGCGGTGGGGCAAGGCGATCACCGAGGCGCTCACCGGCGGCGACCACGGCCTCGTCATCGACCTGCGGTCGGGCACCTACATGAACCTGGGCAAGGTGCCGGGCTCGGTCACCGCGACGGTGCTGACCGCCGAGGGCAAGGTCGTCTCGCACTTCAACAAGCACCACAAGGGCCTGCTCGCGCGGGCGCTCGCGGAGGCCGGCGCCGACGTCGATTCCCTCGACGCCGCCGTCGACGCCGCCCGCGCGGCGGGATTGGACGCCGTGGCCCGCGACGGGGGCATCGTCATCACGGTCGCACCGTGA
- a CDS encoding proline--tRNA ligase, with the protein MITRMSRLFLRTLRDDPADAELPSHKLLVRAGYIRRHAPGIYSWLPLGLKVLHNVENIVREEMDGIGAQEIAFPALLPREPYEKSNRWTEYGDDLFRLKDRKEGDYLLGPTHEEMFALAVKDLYNSYKDFPVTLYQVQTKYRDEARPRAGILRGREFVMKDSYSFDMDDEGLDESYRRHRDAYRRIFDRLGVEYVICAATSGAMGGSASEEFLAVSPSGEDTFVRSTASDYAANVEAVTTPAPPAQPIEGKPGAAVHRTPGATTIDALVEWANSPESGLGREITAADTLKCVMIAIRRPGEEWEPAGIAVPGDREVDMKRVEAGLAPAEVRLFEDKDFAAHPFLVKGYLGPRALADNDVPLYVDPRVVEGTAWIAGADEADHHVADLVCGRDFHPAGTIEAAEVREGDAAPDGEGTLTLRRGIEIGHIFQLGRKYTDAFEVDILDVNGKRSRPTMGSYGIGVSRLVAVLAEQLHDDRGLRWPASVAPFQAHVVIANKDAAAAEAAEKLAEELDAAGVTVLFDDRPKVSPGVKFKDSELLGMPVVIVVGRGFADGKVELRDRLADETTELDYGDAVDAVLGLTK; encoded by the coding sequence ATGATCACGCGTATGTCCCGTCTGTTCCTGCGCACCCTGCGGGACGACCCGGCCGATGCCGAACTGCCCAGCCACAAGCTCCTCGTCCGCGCCGGTTACATCCGGCGCCACGCCCCCGGCATCTACTCCTGGCTGCCGCTGGGCCTGAAGGTGCTGCACAACGTGGAGAACATCGTGCGCGAGGAGATGGACGGCATCGGCGCCCAGGAGATCGCCTTCCCGGCGCTGCTGCCGCGCGAGCCGTACGAGAAGTCCAATCGCTGGACCGAGTACGGCGACGACCTCTTCCGGCTCAAGGACCGCAAGGAGGGCGACTACCTGCTCGGCCCGACGCACGAGGAAATGTTCGCGCTGGCCGTCAAGGACCTGTACAACTCCTACAAGGACTTCCCGGTCACCCTGTACCAGGTGCAGACCAAGTACCGCGACGAGGCCCGCCCCCGCGCCGGCATCCTGCGCGGCCGCGAGTTCGTGATGAAGGACTCGTACTCCTTCGACATGGACGACGAGGGCCTCGACGAGTCCTACCGGCGCCACCGCGACGCCTACCGCCGCATCTTCGATCGCCTGGGCGTGGAGTACGTCATCTGCGCCGCGACGTCCGGCGCGATGGGCGGCTCGGCGTCGGAGGAGTTCCTGGCCGTGTCGCCGTCGGGCGAGGACACCTTCGTCCGCTCCACGGCCTCCGACTACGCCGCCAACGTCGAGGCCGTCACCACCCCGGCCCCGCCGGCGCAGCCGATCGAGGGGAAGCCCGGGGCCGCTGTGCACCGCACGCCCGGCGCCACCACCATCGACGCGCTCGTCGAATGGGCCAACTCGCCCGAGTCCGGCCTGGGCCGCGAGATCACGGCCGCCGACACCCTCAAGTGCGTCATGATCGCCATCCGCCGGCCCGGCGAGGAATGGGAGCCGGCGGGCATCGCCGTGCCCGGCGACCGGGAGGTGGACATGAAGCGCGTCGAGGCGGGCCTGGCGCCCGCCGAGGTGCGCCTGTTCGAGGACAAGGACTTCGCCGCCCACCCGTTCCTGGTCAAGGGCTATCTCGGCCCGCGCGCGCTGGCGGACAACGACGTCCCGTTGTACGTCGACCCCCGCGTCGTCGAGGGCACGGCGTGGATCGCCGGAGCCGACGAGGCCGACCACCACGTGGCCGATCTCGTCTGCGGCCGCGATTTCCACCCGGCCGGCACCATCGAGGCCGCCGAGGTCCGCGAGGGCGACGCCGCCCCCGACGGCGAGGGCACGCTGACGCTGCGGCGCGGCATCGAGATCGGCCACATCTTCCAGCTGGGCCGCAAGTACACCGACGCTTTCGAGGTGGACATCCTCGACGTCAACGGCAAGCGCTCCCGACCGACCATGGGGTCCTACGGCATCGGCGTGTCCCGCCTGGTGGCGGTGCTGGCGGAGCAGCTTCACGACGACCGCGGCCTCCGCTGGCCGGCGTCGGTCGCCCCGTTCCAGGCCCACGTGGTCATCGCGAACAAGGACGCCGCCGCGGCCGAGGCCGCGGAGAAGCTCGCCGAGGAGCTCGACGCCGCCGGCGTCACCGTGCTCTTCGACGACCGCCCGAAGGTCAGCCCCGGCGTGAAGTTCAAGGACTCCGAGCTGCTGGGCATGCCCGTCGTCATCGTCGTCGGCCGCGGTTTCGCCGACGGCAAGGTGGAGCTGCGCGACCGCCTGGCCGACGAGACCACCGAGCTGGACTACGGCGACGCCGTCGACGCGGTCCTGGGCCTGACCAAGTAG
- the cobA gene encoding uroporphyrinogen-III C-methyltransferase: MTLMLKGSRVLVVGASTTAERVIPGLVDAGAEVIVCEGGEISPGIEGWAERGRIQLWRTPFTPAMLWGKRMVVVTDPDLLREVMVQSNLHGVLVDDATDGAAQHAQEFKGRRASRAGHLAGTVALVGGGPGNPDLITVEGRRLLRLADVVLADHLGPLSLLGELDPDVEIIDAAKLPYGRAMAQERINELLVDRARQGLFVVRLKGGDPYLFGRGFEELVALREAGVTVTEVPGISSAISVPAAAGIPVTQRGVNHDFTIVSGHVPPGHPTSLVNWDALGQMTGTIVVIMGVKNGPAIAEKLISAGRDASTPAAVIQEGTTENQRVFRCTLGTLGDTIRGEGVRPPAVFVIGEVADESL, from the coding sequence ATGACTTTGATGTTGAAGGGGAGCCGCGTTCTGGTCGTCGGCGCGTCCACCACGGCCGAGCGGGTCATTCCCGGGCTGGTCGACGCGGGCGCCGAAGTCATCGTCTGCGAGGGCGGCGAGATTTCGCCCGGCATCGAGGGCTGGGCCGAACGCGGCCGCATCCAGCTGTGGCGGACCCCCTTCACCCCGGCGATGCTGTGGGGCAAGCGGATGGTCGTGGTCACCGATCCCGACCTGCTGCGCGAGGTCATGGTGCAGTCCAACCTGCACGGCGTCCTCGTCGACGACGCGACGGACGGCGCCGCGCAGCACGCCCAGGAATTCAAGGGCCGCCGCGCCTCCCGCGCCGGCCACCTGGCGGGCACCGTCGCCCTCGTCGGCGGCGGCCCGGGCAACCCGGACCTGATCACCGTCGAGGGGCGCCGCCTGCTGCGGCTCGCCGACGTCGTGCTCGCCGACCACCTCGGGCCGCTGTCGTTGCTCGGCGAGCTGGACCCGGACGTGGAGATCATCGACGCCGCGAAGCTGCCCTACGGCCGCGCGATGGCCCAGGAGCGCATCAACGAGCTGCTGGTGGACCGCGCGCGGCAGGGACTGTTCGTCGTCCGGCTCAAGGGCGGCGACCCGTACCTGTTCGGCCGCGGCTTCGAGGAGCTCGTCGCCCTGCGCGAAGCCGGCGTCACCGTCACCGAGGTGCCCGGCATCTCCTCCGCGATTTCCGTGCCCGCCGCCGCCGGCATCCCGGTCACGCAGCGCGGCGTGAACCACGACTTCACCATCGTCTCCGGCCACGTGCCGCCGGGGCACCCGACGTCGCTGGTCAACTGGGACGCGCTGGGGCAGATGACCGGCACCATCGTCGTCATCATGGGCGTGAAGAACGGCCCCGCCATCGCGGAGAAGCTCATCTCCGCCGGGCGCGACGCGTCGACCCCGGCCGCGGTGATCCAGGAGGGCACGACCGAGAACCAGCGCGTGTTCCGCTGCACCCTGGGCACCCTCGGCGACACCATCCGCGGCGAAGGCGTGCGGCCGCCAGCGGTGTTCGTCATCGGCGAGGTCGCCGACGAATCACTCTGA
- a CDS encoding DUF4439 domain-containing protein — MIQPTSPLPRRAFLIGAAGLGGAATLAAAGCTPITGPSADPVVEAAWALALRDADVLAPSSAEVAAVRRTQAESLATEVVRACGVREDGTSPEECVAAPSPLPAAPSPADAETVLRDSRAASALHDALGQNRSLQDPYEAALLAAVDGGLVLALRGMRVDWGELVPELGGGEPLDDDDAAPFADALIAEYALIYGMGVAAPRIAAEYRRSTATSADRHRTLRDRVIGILEGAGVPVPVAEPGYSVVDGAPDPENDAAGFAAALEDSCAEAWRTALTAAKKPAARAFALQAAGLCHAGGSVFRGDGAAALPGLPA, encoded by the coding sequence GTGATTCAGCCGACTTCTCCCCTGCCCCGCCGCGCGTTCCTCATCGGCGCCGCCGGCCTGGGCGGCGCAGCGACGCTGGCCGCCGCGGGGTGCACCCCCATCACCGGCCCGTCCGCGGACCCCGTGGTGGAGGCCGCGTGGGCGCTGGCCCTGCGCGACGCCGATGTCCTGGCCCCTTCTTCGGCGGAGGTCGCCGCCGTCCGCCGCACCCAGGCGGAATCGCTGGCCACCGAGGTCGTCCGGGCGTGCGGCGTCCGCGAGGACGGCACGTCGCCGGAGGAATGCGTGGCCGCCCCCTCCCCCCTGCCGGCCGCGCCGTCCCCGGCGGATGCGGAAACGGTGCTGCGGGATTCCCGTGCGGCGTCGGCGCTTCACGACGCCCTCGGCCAGAACCGTTCGCTGCAGGACCCGTACGAGGCGGCGCTGCTCGCCGCGGTGGACGGCGGCCTGGTGCTGGCGCTGCGCGGCATGCGCGTCGACTGGGGCGAACTCGTCCCGGAGCTCGGCGGGGGCGAGCCCCTCGACGATGACGATGCCGCGCCGTTCGCCGACGCCCTCATCGCCGAGTACGCGCTGATCTACGGCATGGGCGTGGCGGCCCCGCGCATCGCCGCCGAGTACCGCCGGTCGACGGCCACGAGCGCCGACCGGCACCGCACCCTGCGCGACCGCGTCATCGGCATCCTGGAGGGCGCGGGCGTGCCCGTGCCCGTCGCCGAACCGGGCTATTCCGTGGTCGACGGAGCCCCAGACCCGGAAAACGATGCCGCCGGGTTCGCCGCAGCGCTCGAGGACTCCTGCGCCGAGGCGTGGCGCACGGCGCTGACGGCCGCGAAAAAACCCGCCGCCCGCGCGTTCGCGCTGCAGGCGGCGGGTCTGTGCCACGCCGGGGGCTCGGTTTTCCGCGGCGACGGCGCCGCCGCGCTGCCGGGGCTGCCGGCCTGA
- a CDS encoding cobyrinate a,c-diamide synthase: MVAPAAPGVVIAAPASGTGKTTIATGLIAALARRMSVAPFKVGPDYIDPGYHAIAAGRPGRNLDSVMCGPDLIGPLYAHGSAGLDVGIVEGVMGLFDGRIGGDPLDASASTAEIARLLGMPVILVVDARHMSQSASALVHGFATMDDRVRVAGAIINRVGSDRHESVVREAIEAVGVPVLGAIPRVDGIEVPSRHLGLVTAAEGGEEAHAAVAMMADLVEEHVDLGAVVGLAAVRPGFEPWDPAKAIGAGPSESKPRIALAGGPAFTFAYAEHAELLAAAGARVEVFDPLVDELPDADGLVVPGGFPEEHAADLAARDDLAASVRAMVADGAAVHAECAGLLWLLESLGGHRMCGVIPGSASMGRLSLGYRTATMLSESVLGPVGGRLTGHEFHRTRLDEGTAAAAHAAGWTPAWGWRGWGGDAVTEGFVSPGGRVHASYLHVHPAGAPAVLRGFVESCG, translated from the coding sequence GTGGTAGCTCCGGCCGCCCCGGGCGTCGTCATCGCGGCGCCGGCGTCGGGCACCGGCAAGACCACCATCGCCACCGGCCTCATCGCCGCGCTGGCGCGCCGGATGTCCGTCGCGCCGTTCAAGGTCGGCCCCGACTACATCGATCCCGGCTACCACGCCATCGCGGCGGGCAGGCCGGGCCGCAACCTGGATTCCGTCATGTGCGGGCCGGACCTCATCGGCCCGCTGTACGCGCACGGGTCGGCCGGACTGGACGTCGGCATCGTCGAGGGCGTCATGGGGCTTTTCGACGGCCGGATCGGCGGCGATCCCCTCGACGCGAGCGCGTCGACCGCCGAGATCGCCCGCCTGCTGGGCATGCCGGTGATCCTCGTCGTCGACGCCCGGCACATGAGCCAGTCGGCGTCGGCCCTCGTCCACGGTTTCGCGACGATGGACGATCGCGTCCGCGTGGCGGGGGCGATCATCAACCGGGTCGGCTCCGACCGCCACGAGTCCGTCGTCCGCGAGGCCATCGAGGCGGTGGGGGTGCCGGTGCTCGGCGCCATCCCGCGCGTCGACGGCATCGAGGTGCCGTCGCGCCACCTGGGGTTGGTCACCGCCGCCGAAGGGGGAGAGGAGGCCCACGCCGCCGTGGCGATGATGGCCGACCTCGTCGAGGAGCACGTCGACCTCGGCGCGGTCGTCGGCCTGGCCGCGGTGCGCCCCGGTTTCGAACCGTGGGATCCGGCGAAGGCGATCGGCGCCGGGCCGTCGGAAAGCAAGCCCCGCATCGCGCTGGCGGGCGGGCCCGCGTTCACCTTCGCCTACGCCGAACACGCGGAGCTGCTGGCCGCCGCGGGGGCCCGGGTCGAGGTCTTCGACCCGCTGGTCGACGAGCTTCCCGACGCCGACGGCCTGGTCGTGCCCGGCGGGTTCCCGGAGGAACATGCCGCGGATCTGGCGGCGCGCGACGACCTCGCCGCTTCCGTGCGGGCGATGGTCGCCGACGGCGCCGCGGTCCACGCCGAATGCGCGGGCCTGCTGTGGCTGCTCGAGTCTTTGGGCGGGCACCGCATGTGCGGAGTCATCCCGGGATCGGCGTCGATGGGGCGCCTGAGCCTGGGGTACCGCACGGCCACGATGCTGTCGGAGTCGGTGCTCGGCCCCGTCGGCGGCCGCCTGACCGGGCACGAGTTCCACAGGACCCGCCTCGACGAGGGGACCGCGGCCGCCGCGCACGCCGCCGGCTGGACCCCCGCGTGGGGCTGGAGGGGCTGGGGTGGGGACGCCGTCACCGAGGGGTTCGTGTCCCCCGGCGGGCGGGTGCACGCTTCCTACCTGCACGTTCACCCCGCCGGGGCGCCCGCGGTGCTGCGCGGTTTCGTGGAATCCTGCGGCTGA
- the rimP gene encoding ribosome maturation factor RimP → MAFPPAESIAGVIRPAAAARGLDIEDVKVAGAGRKTQVTVLVDGDEAPDLDAIEAVTRDISAALDEAEAAGEIRFGELEYTLEVSTPGVAAPLVAPRHWRRNRNRLVRIRLDDGGQLVGRIGAYDEDGDRVIIVASTGPKGRPKATGAVLELASVEHAVVEIEFSKAPAVELDLAGLDFDDAVTRLEELDK, encoded by the coding sequence ATGGCCTTTCCCCCCGCTGAATCCATCGCCGGCGTCATCCGCCCCGCAGCCGCCGCCCGCGGCCTCGACATCGAAGACGTGAAGGTCGCCGGGGCCGGGCGCAAGACCCAGGTCACCGTCCTCGTCGACGGAGATGAGGCACCCGATCTCGACGCCATCGAGGCCGTCACCCGCGACATTTCCGCGGCGCTCGACGAAGCCGAGGCCGCCGGCGAGATCCGGTTCGGCGAACTGGAGTACACCCTCGAGGTGAGCACGCCCGGCGTCGCCGCGCCGCTCGTCGCCCCGCGCCACTGGCGCCGCAACCGCAACCGGCTCGTCCGCATCCGTCTCGACGACGGCGGGCAGCTGGTCGGCCGCATCGGCGCATACGACGAAGACGGGGACCGGGTGATCATCGTCGCGTCCACGGGGCCGAAGGGCCGCCCGAAGGCGACCGGCGCCGTGCTCGAGTTGGCTTCGGTGGAGCACGCGGTGGTAGAAATTGAGTTCTCTAAGGCCCCGGCGGTCGAACTCGACCTGGCCGGACTGGATTTCGACGATGCCGTGACCCGGCTGGAGGAACTGGACAAGTGA
- the nusA gene encoding transcription termination factor NusA, with translation MKIELAALRTLEKERGIPFGEMIGLLGRALREAYRGTDSPAQYARVDIDYDTGEVTVFAQERDEEGNLVAEWDDTPEDFGRIAAYPVRQTILQRLRDAESDKVFGEYADLENQVISGVVQRDVRANDKGIIVVHIGSEANGRDGILLPAEQLPGETLEHGDRTKCYVVGVNKTPRGVAINLSRTHPELVRKLFELEVPEVADGAVELVSIAREAGHRSKVAVRPTVKGLNAKGACIGPRGQRVSAIMNELGGEKIDIIDYDEDPAKFVGNALAPAKVVKVEVLDEEERQARVVVPDYQLSLAIGREGQNARLAARLTGWRIDIHSDAE, from the coding sequence GTGAAGATCGAACTCGCCGCCCTGCGCACCCTGGAAAAGGAGCGGGGCATCCCCTTCGGCGAAATGATCGGCCTGCTCGGCCGTGCGCTGCGGGAAGCCTACCGGGGCACCGACTCGCCGGCGCAGTACGCCCGGGTCGACATCGACTACGACACCGGCGAGGTCACGGTATTCGCCCAGGAGCGCGACGAAGAGGGCAACCTCGTCGCCGAATGGGACGACACCCCCGAGGATTTCGGACGCATCGCCGCCTACCCCGTGCGGCAGACCATCCTGCAGCGCCTGCGCGACGCCGAAAGCGACAAGGTCTTCGGCGAATACGCGGACCTGGAGAACCAGGTCATCTCCGGCGTCGTCCAGCGCGACGTCCGGGCCAACGACAAGGGCATCATCGTCGTCCACATCGGCTCGGAGGCCAACGGCCGCGACGGCATCCTGCTGCCGGCCGAGCAGCTGCCGGGCGAGACCCTGGAGCACGGCGACCGCACCAAGTGCTACGTCGTCGGCGTGAACAAGACCCCGCGCGGCGTCGCCATCAATCTGTCGCGCACCCACCCCGAGCTCGTGCGCAAGCTCTTCGAGCTCGAGGTCCCCGAAGTCGCCGACGGCGCCGTCGAACTGGTCTCCATCGCCCGCGAAGCCGGCCACCGCTCCAAGGTCGCCGTCCGGCCGACCGTCAAGGGGCTCAACGCCAAGGGCGCCTGCATCGGCCCGCGCGGCCAGCGCGTCAGCGCGATCATGAACGAGCTCGGCGGCGAGAAGATCGACATCATCGACTACGACGAGGACCCAGCGAAGTTCGTCGGCAACGCCCTCGCGCCCGCGAAGGTGGTCAAGGTCGAGGTGCTCGACGAAGAGGAACGGCAGGCCCGCGTCGTCGTGCCCGACTACCAGCTGTCGCTCGCCATCGGCCGCGAGGGCCAGAACGCCCGCCTCGCCGCGCGACTGACCGGCTGGCGCATCGACATCCACTCCGACGCCGAATAA
- a CDS encoding YlxR family protein, translating into MTMTRDEQAPHFVERERTCIATRAKLPEGRLLRMVARRDGDATRVVPDPRRRMPGRGAWITPTLEAWAVADKRRAFGRALKVSANADANPVREYLETLGAHADAAPRGPGGREPTNGKT; encoded by the coding sequence ATGACGATGACCCGGGACGAGCAAGCCCCGCACTTCGTCGAACGCGAACGAACCTGCATCGCCACCCGCGCGAAGCTGCCCGAAGGGCGGCTGCTGCGGATGGTGGCGCGCCGTGACGGCGACGCCACCCGCGTCGTCCCCGACCCCCGGCGCAGAATGCCGGGACGAGGCGCATGGATCACCCCCACGCTCGAAGCATGGGCGGTGGCCGACAAGCGCCGCGCGTTCGGCCGCGCATTGAAGGTGTCCGCCAACGCGGACGCGAACCCGGTCCGCGAGTACCTCGAAACGCTCGGGGCACATGCCGATGCCGCACCCCGCGGCCCCGGCGGCCGGGAACCGACCAACGGAAAGACCTGA